Proteins co-encoded in one Candidatus Pelagibacter sp. RS40 genomic window:
- the lgt gene encoding prolipoprotein diacylglyceryl transferase, whose protein sequence is MFINNFDPVAFQVFSFEIRWYSLSYVFGIIFGWIYCNKILIQDPKIKDLFSDYISYLIIGILVGGRLGYVFFYNFNYYFNNPVEIIMIWSGGMSFHGALIGIIFATIFFSKNKNINPFYFLDLVAVTAPVGIFLGRVANFINSELYGRETELSWSVKFIKVDDLNRHPSQIYEAIFEGLVLFIVLNYLYKRLSPQTGLISALFLILYSIFRFVIEFSREPDAQLGFVIMSFTMGQLISVFTLLAGIYLYYLTYGKSNSSR, encoded by the coding sequence ATGTTTATCAATAATTTTGATCCAGTTGCTTTTCAAGTATTTTCTTTTGAGATTAGATGGTACTCATTGTCATATGTATTTGGGATTATTTTTGGTTGGATTTATTGTAACAAAATTTTAATTCAAGACCCTAAGATTAAAGATTTATTTAGTGACTATATTAGTTACTTAATTATTGGAATTCTAGTTGGTGGTAGATTGGGATACGTATTTTTTTATAATTTTAATTATTATTTTAATAATCCTGTTGAAATAATCATGATATGGAGTGGTGGAATGTCTTTCCATGGAGCATTAATTGGAATTATATTTGCAACAATATTTTTTTCCAAAAATAAAAATATCAACCCATTTTATTTTTTAGATTTGGTAGCTGTGACAGCGCCAGTAGGTATTTTTTTGGGTAGAGTTGCAAATTTTATAAATTCAGAACTTTATGGAAGAGAAACCGAGTTGTCTTGGTCAGTAAAGTTTATCAAAGTAGATGACTTAAACCGACATCCATCTCAAATCTATGAGGCAATATTTGAAGGTTTGGTTTTATTTATTGTATTAAATTATTTATACAAAAGGCTATCTCCGCAAACTGGTTTAATTTCAGCCTTATTTTTAATACTATACTCAATATTTAGATTTGTTATTGAATTTTCGAGAGAACCTGATGCCCAATTAGGTTTTGTAATAATGAGCTTCACTATGGGTCAATTAATAAGTGTATTCACTTTATTGGCCGGAATATATTTATATTATCTTACTTATGGAAAAAGCAATTCCTCTAGATAA
- a CDS encoding 50S ribosomal protein L25/general stress protein Ctc has product MSTIQATIRNTKSKGQVNLLRQNGQVPGIIYGGENPNEKISLSKKEVTSLINKENFLSNVISMNIDGNEQKVLPREITFDTVTDEPIHVDFLRIVKGAKIILEIPVRFINHELSPGLKRGGVLNIVRRKVELRCPTENIPTELVVDLEGLEIGASIKISFIKLPENVTPTIQGRDFVIATVAAPTVVKEPEKPVEATEEASAEGETKTEGDKPAEGEDKTKEEAKPAAEKK; this is encoded by the coding sequence ATGAGTACAATTCAAGCAACAATAAGAAACACAAAGTCTAAAGGTCAAGTTAATCTTCTAAGACAGAATGGACAAGTCCCTGGTATCATTTATGGTGGAGAAAATCCAAATGAAAAAATTTCTCTCTCTAAAAAAGAAGTGACTAGTTTAATTAATAAAGAAAACTTTTTATCAAATGTAATTTCAATGAATATAGATGGTAATGAGCAAAAAGTTTTACCAAGAGAGATTACTTTTGATACTGTTACAGATGAACCTATTCATGTTGACTTTTTAAGAATTGTAAAGGGCGCAAAAATTATTTTAGAAATACCAGTAAGATTTATTAACCATGAACTTTCTCCAGGATTAAAAAGAGGTGGGGTTTTAAATATTGTGAGACGTAAAGTAGAACTAAGATGTCCAACTGAAAACATTCCAACCGAATTAGTAGTAGATCTTGAAGGATTAGAAATTGGGGCTAGTATTAAAATTTCGTTTATCAAATTACCAGAAAATGTAACCCCAACTATACAAGGAAGAGATTTTGTAATTGCAACTGTTGCTGCTCCAACGGTGGTTAAAGAACCTGAAAAACCTGTCGAAGCTACAGAGGAAGCTAGTGCGGAAGGTGAAACTAAAACTGAGGGTGATAAACCAGCTGAAGGAGAAGATAAAACAAAAGAAGAAGCTAAACCAGCTGCTGAGAAAAAATAA
- a CDS encoding ribose-phosphate pyrophosphokinase, with the protein MKLLTGNSNKNLSQKISKFLKNRLVNSSIRKFSDGEIYIEINENIRGNSIFVIQSVSSPANDNLMELLLCIDALKRSSAKNITAVIPYFGYARQDRKVVPRTSISAKLVSNLIAKAGADRVVTVDLHAGQIQGFFDIPVDNLFATPIFGRHVRKKIKTKNLICIAPDVGGTERARALGKLLNVGLAIVDKRRPKAGQSQVMNIIGDVRGKTCIIVDDIIDSGGTIVNAAAALKKRGAKDVHVYVTHGVLSGGAENKIKKSNIKNLVITDTIDNAAKVKNIKNIEVLTISNLVGEAIKRISNSTSVSDLFK; encoded by the coding sequence ATGAAACTTCTCACAGGTAACAGTAATAAAAATCTTAGTCAAAAAATATCCAAATTTTTGAAAAACAGATTAGTTAATTCAAGTATAAGAAAATTTTCAGATGGTGAAATTTATATTGAAATAAATGAAAACATTAGAGGAAATAGTATCTTTGTAATTCAGTCAGTATCATCGCCTGCTAATGATAACCTAATGGAGTTATTGCTATGCATAGATGCATTAAAAAGATCATCAGCTAAAAATATAACTGCTGTAATTCCATATTTTGGATATGCCAGACAAGATAGAAAAGTAGTGCCACGTACATCTATTTCTGCAAAGTTAGTCTCCAATTTAATTGCCAAAGCGGGTGCCGATAGAGTTGTGACTGTAGACTTACATGCAGGTCAAATTCAAGGTTTCTTTGATATTCCAGTTGATAACTTATTTGCAACGCCTATTTTTGGAAGACATGTAAGAAAAAAAATAAAAACTAAAAATTTGATTTGTATAGCTCCAGATGTTGGTGGTACAGAAAGAGCTAGAGCACTAGGAAAACTTCTTAATGTGGGACTTGCAATTGTTGATAAGAGAAGACCAAAAGCAGGTCAATCACAAGTGATGAACATTATAGGAGATGTAAGAGGAAAAACTTGCATAATTGTAGATGACATCATCGATTCAGGTGGCACAATAGTAAATGCAGCTGCTGCTTTAAAAAAAAGAGGAGCAAAAGATGTTCATGTTTATGTGACCCATGGCGTTTTAAGTGGAGGAGCTGAAAATAAAATAAAAAAATCAAATATTAAAAATTTAGTTATAACAGATACCATTGATAACGCAGCAAAAGTAAAAAATATCAAGAATATTGAAGTATTAACTATCTCAAATTTAGTTGGTGAGGCAATCAAAAGAATATCTAACTCAACTTCTGTATCAGATTTATTCAAATAA
- the pth gene encoding aminoacyl-tRNA hydrolase has protein sequence MLLLVGLGNPTPNSNNNRHNIGFKVVDAINQKFGLSKQKPKFKGLLTTGNIGEQKVYAIKPLTFMNNSGICIRELLEYFKMDAEDVIVFHDDLDVEFGKIKAKFGGSSAGHNGIASIDKFIGKDYSRVRIGIGKPDKKISVSDFVLNDFTDDEQEHLEKITSNIIESLSILIDKKLDLFSSTVNNN, from the coding sequence ATGCTGTTACTAGTCGGCCTAGGTAACCCTACCCCAAATTCAAATAATAATAGACACAATATTGGATTTAAAGTCGTAGATGCAATAAATCAAAAATTTGGCCTTTCAAAACAAAAACCAAAATTTAAAGGCTTGCTTACTACTGGTAACATTGGTGAACAAAAAGTTTATGCCATAAAACCTTTAACTTTTATGAATAATTCTGGAATTTGCATACGAGAATTATTGGAATACTTCAAAATGGATGCAGAGGACGTTATTGTTTTTCATGATGATTTGGATGTTGAATTTGGAAAAATAAAAGCAAAGTTTGGTGGGTCAAGCGCAGGTCACAATGGAATAGCATCAATCGATAAATTCATAGGTAAAGATTACTCTAGAGTGAGAATTGGAATTGGAAAACCAGATAAAAAGATTTCGGTATCTGACTTTGTTTTAAATGATTTTACAGATGATGAACAAGAACACTTAGAGAAAATTACATCAAATATAATTGAGTCTTTATCTATTTTAATTGATAAAAAATTGGATTTATTTTCTAGTACTGTAAACAATAATTAA
- a CDS encoding SAM-dependent methyltransferase, protein MEKAIPLDKFIEHSLYDKKKGYYINKNPIGENGDFITSPQISVHFSEMIAIWLVGFWEKLGKPKNLNIIELGAGTGEMMYQINKSISSFKLFKQCCIFYILEISPELIKIQKKRNSLNKIKWIDNLNDIKKNPSIFLANEFFDSLPVKHFIKENNEWFEKYITKKKNKYFFKNKKKKLAQIEKILGEKIKKNQNFIEVSPKSIKKISKISSIIKKNNGGILIIDYGYLEKKMSDTIQCVKNHKKVDFLNNIYDSDITHLLNFSFYVKKLKKNLDKVKITTQGEFLTNMGIFERAEMISKSLSFSKKSDLYYRIQRLVDDKQMGKLFKVMFATNKKNKFSMGFK, encoded by the coding sequence ATGGAAAAAGCAATTCCTCTAGATAAATTTATTGAACATTCTTTATACGACAAAAAAAAAGGATACTACATAAATAAGAATCCTATAGGTGAAAATGGTGATTTCATTACTTCACCACAAATATCCGTTCATTTTTCTGAAATGATTGCAATTTGGCTAGTTGGATTTTGGGAAAAGTTGGGGAAACCAAAAAACTTAAATATAATTGAACTAGGCGCAGGAACAGGTGAAATGATGTATCAAATAAATAAATCAATTAGCAGCTTTAAGCTGTTCAAACAATGCTGCATTTTTTACATTTTGGAAATTAGTCCAGAATTAATAAAAATACAAAAAAAAAGAAATAGTTTAAATAAAATTAAATGGATTGATAATCTTAATGATATTAAAAAAAATCCATCAATTTTTTTAGCTAATGAATTTTTTGACTCTCTTCCAGTAAAACATTTTATAAAGGAAAATAATGAATGGTTTGAAAAATATATTACAAAAAAAAAAAATAAATATTTTTTTAAAAATAAAAAAAAGAAATTAGCTCAAATTGAAAAGATATTAGGTGAGAAAATAAAAAAAAATCAAAATTTTATCGAGGTTTCACCAAAATCAATTAAAAAAATAAGCAAAATTTCATCAATAATTAAAAAAAATAATGGAGGTATATTAATAATAGATTATGGATACCTTGAAAAAAAAATGTCAGACACTATTCAATGCGTTAAAAATCATAAAAAAGTAGATTTTTTAAACAATATTTACGATTCTGATATTACGCATTTATTAAACTTTAGCTTTTATGTAAAAAAATTAAAAAAAAATTTAGATAAAGTAAAAATTACAACCCAAGGTGAATTCTTGACTAATATGGGAATATTTGAGAGAGCCGAGATGATTAGTAAAAGTTTAAGTTTTAGTAAAAAATCAGATTTATATTATAGGATACAAAGATTAGTCGATGATAAACAAATGGGAAAATTGTTTAAGGTTATGTTTGCTACTAACAAAAAGAATAAGTTTAGTATGGGATTTAAATGA
- the pgeF gene encoding peptidoglycan editing factor PgeF: protein MIKSRLLSNFKNISHGFFNSEGGYSNGIYKSLNCGIGSKDKKRRVLLNLKKVSKRIKVANNNLVLLNQIHSNRVKFVNKNTTNRFVGDSLVTNKKNLALGILTADCAPVLIFDPKMQNIAALHAGWKGAYKNIIKNTLKKLREKGSKMRDLIAVVGPCISIENYEVRDDFLNKFVKESIQNKKHFKFYNDKIFFSLNSYLKSQLKKYNVKKIEIINKDTYPKKNKFFSSRRSINEKLNDYGRNISVIMIK, encoded by the coding sequence ATGATTAAATCAAGATTGCTATCAAATTTTAAAAATATATCTCATGGATTTTTTAATTCTGAGGGAGGTTATTCAAATGGTATTTATAAAAGTTTAAATTGCGGTATTGGGTCAAAAGATAAAAAAAGAAGAGTTTTACTAAACTTAAAGAAAGTTTCAAAAAGAATAAAAGTAGCTAACAATAATCTAGTTTTGTTAAACCAAATTCACAGTAATAGAGTAAAGTTTGTAAATAAGAACACAACAAATAGATTTGTTGGTGATAGTTTAGTTACAAATAAGAAAAATTTAGCATTAGGAATTTTAACAGCAGATTGTGCACCAGTTTTAATTTTTGATCCTAAAATGCAAAATATAGCTGCATTACACGCAGGTTGGAAAGGTGCTTATAAAAATATTATCAAAAATACTTTAAAAAAATTGAGAGAAAAAGGATCAAAAATGAGAGATTTAATAGCTGTTGTTGGTCCCTGCATATCGATAGAAAATTATGAGGTGAGAGACGATTTCTTAAATAAATTTGTTAAAGAATCTATTCAAAATAAAAAGCACTTTAAATTTTATAATGATAAAATTTTTTTTAGTCTTAACTCATACTTAAAATCACAATTAAAAAAATATAACGTCAAAAAAATTGAAATAATTAATAAAGATACTTACCCCAAAAAAAATAAGTTTTTCAGTTCTAGAAGATCAATTAATGAAAAATTAAATGATTATGGTAGAAATATATCAGTAATTATGATTAAATAG